The genomic DNA TTAGAGGGTAGTTTAGGAAATTTAAAAATGTCTAAGATTTATAATAATCTTTTCTCACCAAATCACTCCAAATTGGGAGGATGAATATTTGCATCAATCATCCCCTTGTTTCCTTTCTTTTCTCATCACTTCCCTTCCTAAAAAAAACTCTGGAACACATTTTTTAATCTCTTCCTTTTAATTCCTTTCTCTTCTCttgttaaatgaaactcgggaacatagTGCTAGAGTGATTTTAAAATATACATGGTAAAAAGATTTTTGCTTGCCAGCCGTATTCCACCAACAACATTTATatattttagagttaattgctcggatggtccctgtggtttctcgttttttcacatttagtccccaccttttgaaaatagcatgtatgctccttatggtttgttattttgttactcggatagtcccccaacatttactctggggactatccgagtaacaaaatgacaaaccatagggagcatacatgttATTTCCAAACTtactgacatctactcagggactatccgagtaacaaaatgacaaactatagggagcatacctgctattttcaaaagatagggactaaacatgaaaaaacttgaaaccacagggaccatccgagcaattcactctatattttaatatatttcacTCACAAGTCCAAATCTCCTCATTACATaatattcatttttttttatacaaataaAAACAGTTTACTATTATAATATATCTAACGTCTAATGTGAAAAAAAAAGAGGTAAACAATCAAATAAGGTTATATACAAACGACTTTGTCACATGTTGTGAACCTGAAATAATTTAATAGCTTAAACCAAAGTTGAATGGAAATAAAACTTGTATTATATCATCATATAAAGAAGTTGTTTCGTTACAACAGTATTATACCACCACAATTATAtcaatatattaataatattatatcAACAGATTTGGTGTCATTTTAATACAAACTCATCACTACATATGAAAATTGTCTTCTTATATAGAATCCGAAGTTCTAATTATAAAGAACCCGAAATTCTTTACAATATCCATTATACACACATGTCTGTTATTAAAAGCATGTCTCTTTCCTTTGTAGATAATATGTCGAACTTATCAAAGCTTGAATTCACCGCACTTGACATCTCGGGTAATAACTACCTCCCGTGGACTCTTGATGCTAAAATCCATTTGACGGCAAATAATTTGGGGGAGACAATTAATGTTGATAATCAAACCTCACCTCAAAATAAAGCGAAAGCTATGATATTCCTCCGCCATCATCTTCACGAAGATCTAAAGCGGGAATATCTAACTGTTGAGGATCCTCTTGAACTATGGACAAATATCAAAGAACGttttgaccaccagaagttggtctTACTCCCCAAAGCCCGCTATGAATGGCTTCATTTACGACTACAGGATTTTAAGACTGTTAGTGAGTATAATTCTGCCCTGTTCCGCATTACCTCTGAACTTAAATTATGTGGTGAGAAAATTACCGATGAAAACATGCTTGAAAAAACTTTCTCAACGTTCCATGCCTCAAATATGCTCCTGTCGCAGCAATACAGGGAACGTCAATTTACTAAGTATTCTGAATTGATATCATGTCTTCTGGTCGCGGAGCAAAACAACAAGCTCCTACTACAAAATCATCAATCGCGACCTGCTGGTGCAAGCCCATTCCCTGAAGCGAATATGGCCAATTATCAAAGCGGACGAGGTAGAGGTAGAGGCCGCGACCCCAGCAGaggtcgtggtcgtggtcgtggtcgaGGACGGGGATATACATGGCATCGAGAGTCCCAGAACACTAAAAATAGCGGTGGTGAATCGAGTCGACATAATACGGGACGACATTCAAAAGGGAAAAATAGCGGGACTCGAAATAACATTTGTTATAAATGTGGGATGTCAAATCATTGGTCCCGcacatgtcacacccctaaacACCTCGTTGAGGCATATCAACGCATGAtgaaagaaaaaggaaagaatgCTGAAACTAATCTAATTGAGAATGCACATTCAGCCACGATATCAGACGTTCATATGGATGCATGTGATTTCATTGAAAATGTTCGTGATGTTTAAACATATTTAACGTACcttttatgttttacttttcaCACTGTGATCTTGGTATTTGGTTTGGTTTGAAACTTTTGcaatgttttatttttacttcttTGTACTAActcttatttattttttattttttttattttcctgaAGAAATATGCATGCTAGCTCCAGTAGAGCTATTATTGGTGATGAATGTCTGGTAGATAGCGGTAGTACTAACACTATTCTCAAAGATATGAAATTTTTCTCTAAGTTGTCTCCGGCAGAGACACCGATTAGTACTATATCTGGTGTCAGTAACCTTATCGAAGGCTCCGGCAGAGCACACATAATATTATCTTCGGGTACCCAACTAACTATTGATAATGCATTATATTCAAGTAAATCCAGAAGAAATTTACTTAGCTTTAAAGATATTCGAAAGAACGGTTACCACCTAAAAACAATATCTGAAAATAATATTGAATATCTTCAAATTACTtcaaacaaaaatggccaagaaacaattgttgaacaattagaagccttatcctctggattatattgtactaatatcaatcctatcgaatcatacatggtgagtaaccgaaagctgttagataaagacacattcaatatatggcatgaccgtctaggtcaccctggtagcataatgatgagacgaATAATCAAAAGTGCAACCGGGCACCCTCTTAAAAACCTAAAAGTTTTGCTACCACAAGACTTATCATGTGCAGCATGCTCTCTGGGCAAACTTATAACTCGGCCCTCACAAACTAAATTGATACATGAAACCCCATCATTTTTAGAAAGAATCCAAGGGGATATTTGTGGGCCTATTCATCCTCCGTGTGGACCATTCCGCTATTTCTT from Helianthus annuus cultivar XRQ/B chromosome 7, HanXRQr2.0-SUNRISE, whole genome shotgun sequence includes the following:
- the LOC110883456 gene encoding uncharacterized protein LOC110883456 is translated as MSVIKSMSLSFVDNMSNLSKLEFTALDISGNNYLPWTLDAKIHLTANNLGETINVDNQTSPQNKAKAMIFLRHHLHEDLKREYLTVEDPLELWTNIKERFDHQKLVLLPKARYEWLHLRLQDFKTVSEYNSALFRITSELKLCGEKITDENMLEKTFSTFHASNMLLSQQYRERQFTKYSELISCLLVAEQNNKLLLQNHQSRPAGASPFPEANMANYQSGRGRGRGRDPSRGRGRGRGRGRGYTWHRESQNTKNSGGESSRHNTGRHSKGKNSGTRNNICYKCGMSNHWSRTCHTPKHLVEAYQRMMKEKGKNAETNLIENAHSATISDVHMDACDFIENVRDV